The genomic segment ATGAAAACTGAAATTAATTTACACGTGAAATCAAACATCAAGTGACATGGCAATAATTGCATTGATATGCAGCAACCAAAGCAGATTATGTAGAGGCATCTCAGCACTACAAAACCACACAGATTATCTAGGACAATATGAAAAATAACACCAAAAAATTATGGAACGATTGAGGGGGATGATTGATCTTTATTGGCTTTTTTTAAGGATAAAGACCTTTTTTCTTTGAATCAGATTCTTCTGCTGACGTGATTTTAAAACAGTTGCATGACAACTAACATAAAGTTCTTGATCAACCATCACCAATACAGCGGCCACAGTTTGCCAGCAAGAAAATAAGTATCAAGCAACAGAGATTGATCCTCATTCACATCCACCTAATACTTCCCCAAAATAATGACAAGAAACAATGCACCAgctttatttattaaatgtttttttagtCTCTATTATTTTGTTCAGGTGGTAGGGATAGGGAGACCAAAGAAGTAGCACAGAACTATGATGGAGGAGAAACTAATAAATGATTCCCACCATGCACTGATCCAGAATATTGGACAAAGATCCGCCTTCACTTATCTTAGGAAGCATCACTTTCAGAGTCTTCAGGTGCAAGGTAATCTGATGCATGGCCCAGTCAAAGAGAAGGCCACCATCATAATTTTCTTCACTCCCTGATGTGTCATCCGCAAATATAGCTCGGTATTGGTTAACAACGTCAAAAAGATTCACTCTGTGACAATCTACCATcccttttaaatattcataaggATTTCTCTGGTCTAAATCATCAAGTTTCCCCATAAGCCATGCTTCTCGGCATCTTAAAAACTGAACACCAGAGATAGATCCTTGATAAGAAAATTCATAAGACATGCAGATCAGGGATATTAGATCTAAAGAAAATCAGATGCATGTTTCGCCATTATTAATAAATACtagattaaaaaatttaatcttttatttattttacaacgATGCACAAAGATAATCCTGACATAAATTTTACACAATCTAAATATGAGTACCTGTAGTCGCATCTCGTACTCACTGAATACTCCAATGCGGCGTAAGTATCCAATGATCCGGAGGCATTCTGGCAACTGCATGAAAAATCATAATTGAGGTTTAATGACAGCCAGGTCTATTGTCCTAGTAAAATTTGTTGCTGCGGATATCACAGGATAAATTTGAGATCCAAATGATTACTTGAATGTTTGATCTGAGTTTCTGCAGAAGCTGAGAAAGAAGAGACTGTGTGGTCTGCCGGACTTCAGCTGCCAGGGCCTGAATGACAGGAATTCTTTTTTGAAAGAGAAAAGGAGGAAAAGAACAGAAAATGATGCCTCAATAAATGCTTTGATAAGGTTGGACAGTAATATTGATTTTATTCCATAGAGAATTGCAGAAGCAACTTACTTTGGGTGCATTGTTGTGAGTTTTGCAACAAATGCCTCTAAGTCAAGAGCCTCATCATAGTTTCCATTTCTCACACAACTACATCAAGATGAGGTTAAATCATCATTGGAGAACATGGAAGGCTATGCCAAGTAGGTATCATCAATATATCTATAAAAGTAGCAAACGAATGTGCTCGGCGATATACGTGTCCATGAGCTGAGGAGTTTCAAGCAAATCAAGCAAAGTACTATGATTAGCAAGCAGTGTCTGATTCATCCTCCTTTTCTCCAAAATTTGTTCTGCTGAATCAACAAACTCTGAGCAGCCAGATGTAAGCTTTGGAATTTGAGCTATCTGTAAAGATAACAAGCATTTACGAGTCTCAGTgaagattattattttatcacgCTCTCTCAACAAGAAAAACTGACGAAGAAGCAGAGAGAAACTTAAACATCTCCCAGGTTTTAGAT from the Primulina huaijiensis isolate GDHJ02 unplaced genomic scaffold, ASM1229523v2 scaffold43057, whole genome shotgun sequence genome contains:
- the LOC140969900 gene encoding conserved oligomeric Golgi complex subunit 8-like, with the protein product MAMFEVPPNHDVSPDMSNFLPLSTAEQQPYVSELLSFTLDRLHKEPELLRVDAERIRRQMQEVAVGNYRAFIAAADALLEIREEVSAVDRHLESLIAQIPKLTSGCSEFVDSAEQILEKRRMNQTLLANHSTLLDLLETPQLMDTCVRNGNYDEALDLEAFVAKLTTMHPKIPVIQALAAEVRQTTQSLLSQLLQKLRSNIQLPECLRIIGYLRRIGVFSEYEMRLQFLRCREAWLMGKLDDLDQRNPYEYLKGMVDCHRVNLFDVVNQYRAIFADDTSGSEENYDGGLLFDWAMHQITLHLKTLKVMLPKISEGGSLSNILDQCMYCAMGLGWVGLDFRGLLPPLFEEAVLNLFSKNMSTAVENFQLVLDSHRWVPLPAIGFPTSGFSEESLDDVTPPSNLMEHPPLAVFINGVSAAMNELRPCAPLSLKHVLAQELVKGLQAVSDSLLRY